The window ATTGCAGTTCCGGCGCAGTAGCATGTAACGTCTGCACGAGCGGGGGAAACAACTGAGTGCCCGGGGGCAGTCAAGTTTTACCCTGGTACGGACGTGGCATCAATCGTATCCCAGTTCCGTGAGGCGCTCCTCACTCATGCCGACAAAGTGCGCTACCTCATGGACTATTGTAACCTCGATCTCCTCCTCGAGTTGCTCGAGTGTTTCGCAGGCTGCCTCCAGGGGCTCCTGAAAGAGCAGGATGGAATCAGGAAAGAGAGGGGGCGATGTAACCGAACGCTCAGTCAGCGGCACTCCATCAAACAGGCCGAAGAGTGCATCGCCG is drawn from Syntrophorhabdales bacterium and contains these coding sequences:
- a CDS encoding metallopeptidase family protein; the protein is MKLSEEEFDRIVRMALDRIPADLSRYLDNLIISVRKRPSRKMLREMNLEIGDALFGLFDGVPLTERSVTSPPLFPDSILLFQEPLEAACETLEQLEEEIEVTIVHEVAHFVGMSEERLTELGYD